The following DNA comes from candidate division WOR-3 bacterium.
CTAAAATTTGAGTGCAGGCAGATAAAGAGTTTTTTACTAAGGTTTGACAAATTTTTTCGGCATCACTTTTTTGGGCGGTTGTGGTTAAAACTAAAAGAAATTTTGCCATAAGCAACTTCTCCTTATGAATTTATGATTAGAAATTTATGATTAGAAATTTATGATTATTATTTTTAGCAGTAGTTGTTAGCACTAAGAGAAATTTAGTCATAACAGTTGAATCTCCTAAAACATTTTAATTTTGCCATCTTTAATATAGGCCCAAGACATCATTGGTGTGGTATTGCCGTAGCCAATATCACCTTTTTTATTTAAGGCAATTACACCGCATAATACGCCTTTAGTTTTAGCATATTCCATTGCCCTATCGACTGCTTTTTGTGCGGAATATTTTGCCATTAAATCCACTACCATTTTAGACAAAAGTAAACGCATAATGCCTTCGCCGTGTCCAGTAGCAGTTGCCGCGCCTGTTTTGTTTGCATACAGACCAGCCCCAATAATTGCTGAATCGCCGATGCGTCCTGGCAGTTTTCCTAAAATACCGCCGGTTGATGTTGCTACTGCAATATTCTTATTACGGTCTAAAGCAATGGCTCCGACTGTGCCCAAATTAAGATATTTTTTAATTTTTCTGAAATACAAAGATTTCCCTGTAGTTTTTAATTCATGTAGCCGTTTTCGTTGAATTGCAGTAATCTTTTGATATTTCTTAAAACCACAGCGTCGGGCAAATTTTTGCGCACCAGCACCGACTAATAATAAATGGTCAGTCTCTTCCATAACTTTTCGGGCA
Coding sequences within:
- a CDS encoding isoaspartyl peptidase/L-asparaginase family protein, translating into MPVLIIHGGAGRKLNVQAHRQGIYTVLQKGWQKLTKNTSALDVVCEVVQLMEDDPTFNCGTGSTLTIEGKIEMDAGVMTDKGNFGAVAAISQVRNPILVARKVMEETDHLLLVGAGAQKFARRCGFKKYQKITAIQRKRLHELKTTGKSLYFRKIKKYLNLGTVGAIALDRNKNIAVATSTGGILGKLPGRIGDSAIIGAGLYANKTGAATATGHGEGIMRLLLSKMVVDLMAKYSAQKAVDRAMEYAKTKGVLCGVIALNKKGDIGYGNTTPMMSWAYIKDGKIKMF